In Candidatus Polarisedimenticolaceae bacterium, the genomic window CGCTTGAGGCGGACGAGCGCGGCGAGATGGAGAATCCCCGAGGTCTTCATGTCGAGGCTGCCGCGCCCGTAGAGCCAGCCGTCCCTGATCTCGGCACCGAACGGGTCGGCGGTCCACTTCGCGCGATCGGCATGCACGACGTCCATGTGATGCGAGAGGATGAGGGCCTTCTTGGCGCCCGTTCCCGGGAGGCGCGCGACGAGATCGGCCCGGCCGGGCGCGACCTCGACGATCTCCGACGGGATTCCCTCGCGGTCGAGGATCGTCTTCAGGAACGCGGCCGCTGCCGCTTCGTTGCCCGGCGGGTTCGAGGTGTCGATCTTGAGGTAGTCGCGCAGCACTGGAAGCGGATCGAACGCCTGCGCGTGCGCGAGGCCGGCGGCCGCCAGCGCGGCGAGGACGGCGAGCGCGCGCCTCACGGCGTGCCCACGATCACCGCGGCGACGGCGGCCGGATCGGGGCGGGGGAGGGCGGCCGCCATGCGCCGGATCCCCTCTTCCCAGTCGGGCTGCGAGGTGAGCGCCTCGGCGCGCGCGCGGCGCGAGCGCAGCGGCCGCTCGGCGAGCGCCTGCGCCCAGTCGGGACGCGGACGGCCCGACGCGTCGACGCAGACCGCTTCGAATCCGGTCGGCGTTCGATAGAGGGCGAGGAGGCCGAGCCCGCTCTCGCCCTTGCGGTCGACGAGGAGGAGCGCCGTGCGGCCGACCGGCCCGTCGTCGATCTCGGCGAGGAGGCCCTCGACGAGCGGATGTCCCGACGCGTAGAAATCGAGCGACTCGTCGGCGACCGCCTCCTCGCGGTCGAACGTGCCGAGGAAGCTCGCGCCGCCCGCGACGCCGGGGAGCGAGTCGACCTTGGCCGTCGCGCCGAAGTCGATCGCGTGAACTCGGCCGCCGCGGTGCTCCTCGTACCGGAAGCCGAGCTGCCCGCACATCCCGAGCACGACCTCCTCGGTCAGCTCGTCGAGGTCGCCGGGGATTCGCGCGAGGATCTCGGCCCCGCGCGCGGGGACGAACGGGTCGTCGTAGAGCGCGTGGTACGCGGCGTCCGCGACACGGTCGCGCGCGCTCGCCGCCTCGCGCGCGGCGCCGGCAAAGGTCGTGTCGTCGACCGGATCGTTCCCGGCCGCCGCGTCTTCGATGGCGCGCTCGAGGCGCGCGAGCTCGCGCGCGATCCCGCCGAGCGGCTCGCGGAACAGGCCGATCGACTCGTAGAGCCCCGCGATCGCGCGACCGAGCCCGGCGGGCGGCCGGACGTAGACGATCTCGACCGGGCGCTTTCTCCCGATCCGGTCGAGGCGCCCGATCCGCTGCTCGACCGCCATCGGGCCCCACGGCAGATCGAAGAGGACGAGCCGGTCGCAGAACTCGAAGTTCCTTCCCTCGCCGCCGCACTCGGTGGCGAGGAGGAGCGAAGGTCCCGAAGGCAGGCGGAACTGCGCGACCTCGATGTCGCGCTGGCCGGGCGAGAGGTCTTCGTGGAAGACGCCGGTGCGCAGCTGGACGCGGCGCGAGAGCTCGCTGCGCAGATGCTCGACCGTCACGCGCTCGGCGGCGAAGACGAGGGTCTTGCCGCCCTCATCCCTCCATCGCGCGGCGGCGCGGGCGAGCCAATCGAGGCGCGGATCGCCCGCCGACCACTCCCGCGCGAGCGCGCGGAGCTCCGCGTCGTCCTTGGGAGCCTTCTCGAGGAGCGACACGCCCGACGAGAGCGCGGCTCGGAGGAGGCGCGCGTTCTCGCGGCGGGCGACGGCGTGCGGCGCCGGCCTGCCGCGGATCGCCTCCTCGAGCTGGGCGAGCGTCCGCCAGCTCGGGTCGCCGGGAAGATCGACCGGAGCGGCGATGCGCGGGGGCAGGCCGCCGATGTCGGCGCGGCGGGTCGAGCTGGCGCACGGCGGCAAGGGAACGCGGCGCGCGAGCCGGTCGTCGAAGTTCTCGCCCTCGGGAAGCTCGTCGGGTCGGAGGAGCTGCAACAGACGGAAGAAGCCGTGCGCGTCGTCCTCGAGCGGCGTCGCGGTCAAGAGGAGGACGTGGCGACCGAGCGCCGCGATCGGCGCGATCGCCCGGTACGCGGGGTCGCCCGGATGGCCGGGAGGCCGCCTGAGGTGGTGAGCCTCGTCGACGATGAGGAGGTCGATCCCGGCGGCGACCGCCTGCTCGGTGAGCTTCGGCCGCGCGATCAGGGTGTCGAGCCCGATCACGGCGCGGCGGTGGACGTCGAACGGGTTGAACCCGGGCCCGAAGTCCTTCTCGACGTCGGCGAGCCGCGCCTCGTCGATGAGCACGAAGACCTGGTGGTACTTACGCCACAGCTCGCCGAGCCACTGGACGGTGAGGGTCTCGGGGGCGACGACGAGCGTCCTCTCGGTGCGCCGCGTGCGGAGGAGATGGTTCGCGATGAGGCACGCCTCGACGGTCTTTCCGAGGCCGACCTCGTCGGCGAGGAGCCAGCGGACCGGATCTTGCCGCGTCGCCTTGAGCGCGACGTCGAGCTGGTGCGGGAAGAGCCGGATCCGGCCGCCGAGGAACGACCCGAGCGGGTCCTCGGTGCGGCGCCGTTCGAGATGGAGCGCGTCGAGGCGCACGCCGAACGCCTCGAGCGAGCCGACGTCGCCGCGTGCGAGCCGCTCGACTGGCGCGTCGTCGAACGCGGGCACGCCTTCGGCGCCGACCTCGGCGAGCGCGTCGGTCGCGGCGCCGAAGCGGAGGGTCGTCGCCGCCTCGGGGAACTCGACGACGAGCGTGCGCCCCTCGAGCGCGACGACGCGGCCCACGCCGAGGGCGGGGTTGTCGCGGTGCATGACGCGGTCGCCTTTGGTCCACATGAGTGCGTGCGAAGAGTCTGGCGGAGGCCGAGATGGTAGCAGTACCCTCGCGCCGTGAACCTCCTCCCGAAGCCCCGGAGCATCCGCCCGGGCGCCGGCACCCTCGCCTCCGACCTCGCGCGGCCCGAGGTGCGCCTCGGCGCGCCGGGACTCGGCCCTCAGGCGTACCGGCTGGCGGTGACGCCCGAGAAGGCGGTCATCGAGGCCGGCGACGCGGCCGGCGCCTTCTACGCACGCACGACGTTGAGCCAGCTCGCGCGCGGCGGCTCGGTCCCCGCGGTGACGATCGAGGACTCTCCCGACTTTCTCGAGCGCGGCGTCATGCTCGACGTCAGCCGCGACAAGGTCCCGACGATGGCGACTTTGTACCGCCTCGTCGACGAGCTGGCGTCGTGGAAGATCAACCGTCTCCAGCTCTACATGGAGCACACCTTCGCTTACCGCGCGCACCGGGACGTGTGGGCGAACGCGTCGCCGTTCACCGGCGACGAGATCGAGGCGCTCGATGCGTACTGCCGCGAGCGGTTCATCGAACTGGTCCCCAACCAGAACTCGTTCGGCCACATGGAGCGCTGGCTGAAGCTCCCGCGCTACGCGCCGCTCGCGGAGGTCGCCGAGCCCCAGGGCGATTACATGTCGCTCTGCCCGATCGATCCGCGCTCACTCTCGCTGCTCGCCGGCCTCTACGACGAGTTGCTCCCGCACTTCACGAGCCGCAGCTTCAACGTCGGCTGCGACGAGACGATCGACCTGGGCAAGGGGAGGAGCAAGGAGGAGGCCCTGCGGCTCGGCGTGGGGCCCGTGTACCTCGCCTTCCTCGAGAAGATCCATGCGCTCGTCGCGGCGCGCGGCCGGCGCATGCAGTTCTGGGGCGACATCGTGCTCGAGCATCCCGAGCTCATCTCGTCGCTGCCGAAGGATGTCCTCGCGCTCGAGTGGGGGTACGAAGCCGACCATCCGTTCGACGACGAGGGGGCTCGCTTCGCCGACGCGGGGATCGAGTATCAGGTCGTGCCGGGAACCTCGGCGTGGCTCTCCCTCGGCGGGCGCACGACGAATGCGCTCGGCAACCTGAGCGCTGCGGCGCGGGCCGGGCGCGCGCACGGCGCGACCGGGATGATGGTCACCGACTGGGGCGACTTCGGTCATTGGCAGCCGCTGCCGGTCTCGTACCTCGGTCTGGCCTACGGCGCCGCGGTGGCGTGGGGCCTCGACGCGAACCGCGATCTCGACGTCCCAGCGATGCTCGACACGTTCGTCTTCAGCGATGGCGCGCGAGTCATGGGGCGCGTCGCGTACGACCTCGGCGAGGTCTACCGTCTCACCGGAGTCGCTGTGAAGAACGCGTCGGTGCTCGCGCTCCTCCTCCTCTTTCCCGAGCGGCCGCTCGGCGAGGGCCGCCTGGCCGGGCTCACCGTCGAGGGTCTGGAGCGTGCACGCGCCGGCGTCGATGCGGCGATCGCTCCTTTGTCGCGCGCGCGCTCGAATCGCGACGACGCGGCGACGATCGCGGCGGAGCTCGATCTGGCCGCCGCGCTCATGCGCCACGCTTGCGATCGCGGCATCGCGCGCTTGACCGGCACGTCACAGGCGGCGCTCGGCGATGAGCTGCGCGGCATCATCGACGAGTACGAGCGGATCTGGCGCCTGCGCAATCGCGAAGGCGGCCTCGTCGACAGCGTGGGTCGTTTGAAGCGGTTGCTGTAAAGCGGCTGGCTGCCCTCTTTACAGAAGAGGTTCGAGGCCGCCCCAGGTGTCGCGGTCGAGGACGTGGAGCGTCGCCAGATACAGCTCGACCTCGTCCTCGGGAAACGCGACGCGGAGCGAGGCGACCGCTTGCTTGAGCTTCGCCGCGTCCGGCGGCTTCATCTCGTGGTCGTCGGTGATGAGCCCATCCTGATGAGGGATTCCGAGCGCATCGAGGAACGCGCTCAGGATCGGACGGCGATGCTCGAGGTGGAGGGCGAGGAGGAGCGACGACGCGAGCGAGTCGGTCGGCCGGATGGAGCGCGCGAGATAGCCGGCACGCTTCTCCACGGGAAGCTGGCGCACGGCCGATTCGCGGAACCGCATCCCGTGCATGATCGAGGCGTCGGCTTCGTGCCGTGTCGGGGCCTGCCCCCAGTCGTGCGCGTAGAGGGCGCGCGCGGCGACGACCCGCAGCTCGGGGGAGAGCGCGCCCCAGAGCTGCGACGGGCCGCACGACTTCAGGTCGAGCCGGGTCGCGAGAGTCATCTCAGCTTCTTGAAGAGCACGACTTCGCGGCCGCCCTTCCGGTGCTCGATGTGGTCCATCAGCTCGCGCATGAGGAAGATGCCGCGTCCGTGGGACAGATGGCGCCGGTCTTCGTTGCGCGGGTCGGGCACCGCGGCGGGGTCGAAGCCGTTCCCCTCGTCGCGCACGGCGATGACGAAGCCTTGCGACGGATCGCAGTAGGCACGCACGAGCACCTTCTTCGTGCCGTCCTGCCGGTTCCCGTGCATGACGGCGTTCGCGAGCGCCTCACGGAGGGCGATCTCGAGCTCGGCGTGATGGTCGGCGAGACAGCCGGTGAGGCTCGCGCGCTTCATGATGTCCTTGACCGTGCGGTTGATGCCGTCGGTCGTGCTCGTGAAGCTGCGCCGGAAGCGGAAGACGAACGACCGGCGATCGAGGGGGAACGGCAGCCGCGGCGATGCCGCCCTGCGCCTCTCCGCATCGTTCACGACCGCCTCCCCGCCCATGACCGCCCCGTATCCCGCCCAGCATAAGGCAAAATGGCCAAGTTCCGCACCCCCCCGGAGGCGTAAGACCGAGATGGCGCGACGTTACTGGCTCATGAAGTCCGATCCGGAGACGTTCGGATGGGATGATCTCCTGGCCGCCCCGGGCCGCCGTACGACCTGGGACGGGATCCGGAACTACCAGGCCCGGAACTATCTCAGGGACGAGGTCCAGCGCGGCGACGGGGTCCTCTTCTACCACTCGGGGGACGAGAAGGCGGTCCGCGGCACCTGCCGCGTGACCCGTCCGGGTTTTCCGGATCCCGCCGACGCCGCCTGGACCGCGGTCGAGATCGCCATCGACCGGCCGTTCCGTCACGCGGTCACGCTCGCCGAGATCCGCGCGGCGGACGAGCTGCAGGAGATGGCGCTCATCCGCAACAGCCGTCTCTCCGTCCAGCCGGTGACGGCGGCGGAGTGGGCGTCAGTGCTCGAGCGGGGGCAGGGCCGCTGATTCGGCAGGGGATCAAAGGCGACGCCCCGTTCGTGATCGCGGCGGGTGTGGAGGCGTTCGCCCGCTTCGGGGACTACGAACCGATCCTCCGCGCGTTCCTCGGGAAGGACGACGTGTCGTCGTGGATCGCGGAGGAGGACGGTCACCCGGCGGGATTCGCACTCGTCGAGCGGCCGCTCGTTCTCCCCGGGTTCGCGGACCTCGTCGCCATCGCGGTGACGCCGGAGCACCGGCGCCGCGGCCTCGCCGGCGGCCTCCTCCGGGCGGTCGTGCAGGACGCCGAGCGCCGCGGAGAGCCGCTGCTCGCGCTCACCGTCGCCGAGGACAACGCGGCCGCGATCGCGCTCTTCACCCGGCACGGGTTCCGAATGATTCCCGGCTCGGCCGGGCACTACGCGGGCGGCCAGCGCAGCCGGCGCATGGTGCGCCCCGGCGCCGCTCCGCCGCACGAAATGCCGGAGAACCGTTGACGCGGCGCGCCGGGTGCCGTAAGAGAGGGCCCGCATGAGCGACCGAGACGGACAGCGAGAGCTCTTCGGCCACCCGATCGCCCTCTACCTCCTCTTCTTCACGGAAGCGTGGGAGCGTTTCTCTTACTACGGGATGCGGGCGATCCTCATCCTCTATCTCACGATCTACCTGAAGATGTCCGACAAGGTCGCGGGCGGGATCTACGGCGACTACACCGGCCTCGTCTACCTGACCCCGCTCCTCGGCGGGTACCTCTCCGACCGCTTCCTCGGGCTGCAGCGCGCGATCCTCATCGGCGCCGCGACGATGGCGGTCGGGCAGTTCTGCCTCATGGCGCACGCGTGGCCGGGGCCGGGCGGGGGCGAGGCGGCCGCGGGGTCGCTCGGCCTCCTCTACCTCGGGCTCGTGCTCATGATCCTCGGCAACGGCTTCTTCAAGCCGAACATCACGACGATCGTCGGCAAGCTCTACGCGAAGGGGGACATCCGGCGCGAGGCCGCGTTCACGATCTTCTACATGGGGATCAACGTCGGCGCGCTCAGCCCGTTCCTCGTCAGCTACCTCGCCGAGAAGGTGTCCTGGCACTACGGGTTCATGTCGTGCGGGATCGGCATGACGCTCGGCTTCTTCACCTTCCTCTTCTGGCGGGGGCTCCTCGGCCCGCGCGGGAGGGTGCCGGAGGGGTCGTCGTCCGCCACTTCCGCAGCCGTCGCCGAGGCTCCGCTCACGGGCGGACAGAAGCTCGCCCTCGCCGTCGCCGCGCTCCCGGGCCTTCTCTGCGCCGCCTGGTTCGCGCTCCGGCCGGGCATCGAAAACCCGTCGCTCATCGACTCGCTGCGCGCGACGCTCTGGCCGGTCATCTTCTCGATCTGCGTCTGCATGTACGTGCTCCTCAAGATCCGGTGCACGCGCGAGGAGATGAAGAAGATCAACGTCGTCTTCATCCTCTTGATCTTCGTCCTGTTTTTCTGGGCGGCGTTCGAGCAGGCAGGCTCGTCGCTCAACCTCTTTGCCGAGCGCTATACGCGCCTGTCGTACTTCGGCTACGAGTTCCCCGCGGGATGGTTCCAGACGGTGAACTCGATCTTCATCATCCTGCTCGCGCCGATCTTCTCCTGGCTGTGGCTCCGCCTTGGACGCGCCGGCAGAGATCCGAGCGCGCCGGCGAAGATGGGGATCGGCATCCTGCTCAACGCGGCGTCGTACGTCGTCATGATCATTCCGATGATCGGGCTCGCCGAAGGGCAGCGTGTGAGCCCGAACTGGCTCGTCATCCTGTATTTCCTGCAGACGTGTGGCGAGCTGTGCCTCTCGCCGGTCGGCCTCTCGATGGTGACGAAGCTCGCGCCGGTGCGCTTCGGGGCGATGATCATGGGCGTGTGGTTCCTCGCGAACGCATGGGGGAACAAGCTCGCCGGCGTCGGCGCGCAGCACCTCGAGTCGCTCGGCCCGTCGCAGCTCTTCAAGCTCGTCGCGGCGATCCTCGCCGGAGCCGGTCTCGTGCTCGTCTTTTTCGTGCCGTACCTGCGGCGGCAGATGGGCGACGTCCACTAGGGATTTCGTCTAGAATCCCCGCGATGTCTCGACGCGATGTCGGGGAAGAGGGAGCGGTGCGTTGGACGGCGCCGCACCGCGCGGCGCTCGTCGTCGCCGCGATCGCCTTGCCGCTCTACCTCATCAAGCTGGGCGCGGCTCCTCTCGTGGATCCCGACGAGCCGTACTACGCCGTGCCGGCGCTCGAGATGCTGAAGTCGGGGACGTGGGCGTACACCGTCTTCCACGGTCAGCCGTGGTTCGACAAGCCGATCCTCTTCTACTGGGCTGTGCTCGCGGCGTTCAAGACGTTCGGGGTCACCGAGTGGTCGGCGCGACTCGCCTCCGCGCTCGCCGGGGCCGGCGGCGCGATCGCGATGGCGGCTCTGGCGCCGCGGTCGTGGCGTGCGCGCGGCATGCACCTCTTCGCCGCGATCGTGCTCGCGACCTCGCTCGAGTACGCGTTCCTCGCGCGCGCCGCGGTCACCGACATGATGCTGACGTGCTTCCTGACGATCGGCTTCCTGGCGACCGCACGGTTCCTCGAGTCGGGGCGGACGGTCGCCGCGGCGGCCGCCGGCGCCGCGTTCGGCCTGGCGACGTTGACCAAGGGGCCGGTCGGCGTGCTCGTGCCGGCGGTCGGGCTCGGGGCGTACGCCGTCCTCACCCGGCGCCGTGAGCTCGTCCGCCCGGTGGTGTTGGCGGCGGCTGGCGCGGGGTTCGTCGTCGCCGCGGTACCCTGGTACGCCTATATGGTCCTCGTGCACCGCGACCTGCTCGTCAAGACGTTCCTCGGCGACGAGAACCTCGGGCGCTTCCTGCACCCGGAGCATCAGCAGTTCCCGCTCTTCTACGTCGCCGTCTTCGCGGCGGGCCTGCTGCCGTGGTCGGCGGCGCTTCCCGCAGGACTCCTGCGCGCATGGCGTGCCTTCCGCCGGCACGAGGAGCAGGCGCCCGGCGGGTCGCCCGGTCTCGTGTTCGCGGCGTGCTGGTTCCTCTCGGTCGTCGTGATCTTCTCCCTTTCCGCGAGCAAGCTCTTCAGCTACGTCCTGCCCGCGTACCCCGCGGCGGCGCTGCTCATCGCGGCGTACTGGACGGAGGCGCTCGGGCGCTCGCCCCGAGCGACCCGCGTCGCTGCCGCATCGAGCGCCGTCGCCGTCCTCGCGGGCATCGCCGCGATCGTCACGACGCGGCGGGCGAAGTTCGCGGATCTGAAGACCGAGGCGCTGATGCTCGCCGCGGTCCTGGTCGTGGGTGCGGTCGCCGTGCTCGTCGCGGCGCGCCGCGGCCGGCTCGTCGCGCTCGTGTCGGCGCACGCGGCGCTCGCCGTCGCGATCGTGCTCACCTCGGTCGCCGTCGCGGGGCCGCGGATCGAAGATCAAAATTCGACGAAAGGTCTCGTGACCCGACTGCAGGCACGTGGCCTCGACGGCGACGTCGCCGGCGCGTTCCACGTGCCCGACGTCAGCCTCGACTTCTACCTTGGACGCACCCTTCCGCGCGAGCGGGACGAGGAGAAGCTGAAAGCCGCCGTCGCCGAGAACCCGAAGGGCCTCTGGGTCGTCCGCGCCGAGGAGGTCGGAGCGGTCGCCGCCCGTCTCGGGCTCACGGTCGATCCGGTGGACACGGCGTCGCGCCGCTGGGTCGTGCGGCTCGGGCCGGCGGTCGGCGAAGCGGCGCTCGAGAGGACGCCATGAGCCTCCGCCGCGACGCCGCGAGGATCGACGCCACCCTCGTCATTCCGGCCTACAACGCGCAGGGCCTCATCGCGACGACCCTTCGCGACGTGAGGGACTGGCTCGGAGGCCGTCCCGAGGCCTGGGAGGTCGTCGTCGTCGACGACGCGTCGAGCGACGGCACCCTCGCGGTCGTCGAGGCGTTCGCCGCGGCCCACCCGGACGAAGCCTGGCGCGTCATCCGGTTCACGCAGAACCGCGGCAAGGGGTTCGCGGTCCGGGCGGGGCTCGACGCCGCGCGTGGCGAGGTGTCCGTCTTCACCGATTGCGACCTCGCGTACCCGATGGCCAACGTGGCGACGATCCTCCGCGCGCTCGCGGACGGCGCCGACGCGGCGATCGCGTGCCGCGTGCACCCGGACACGACCTACCTCATCAAGCCCGACTTCTTCTCGTACCTTTTCACGCGGCACATCATGGGACGCTGCTTCAGCACCATCTGCCGCATCGTGACGTTGCCCGGGCTGTCGGACACGCAGGCCGGTCTCAAGGGGTTCCGTACCGCGGTCGTGCGCCCGATCCTCGGGCGCCTGCGCCTCGACGGCTTCTCGTTCGACGTCGAGCTGCTCCGCGCGCTCGTCGACGGCGGCGCGAAGATTGCGGAGGTCCCGGTCGCGTACCGTTACGACAGCGAGCCGACGACGGTGCGCTTCACGATGGACGCCCTCTCGATGGCGCGAGACCTCCTGCGCATCCGCTACCGCTCGCTGCGCAAGCGCTACGCGCCGCGGCGGGAAAGCCCCAAGCGTCTCGTCATCCACGCCGACGATTTCGGCCTGGCCGCCGGCGTCAACCGCGCGATCCAGGAAGGCCTTCTGGCCGGAGAGATCACGAGCGCGTCGATCCTCGTCGGCGGCCGGCAGTCGGCCGAGGCGCTCGCCTGGGCGGCGTCGCACCGGGAGTTCGATTTCGGCGTCCACCTCAACATCACGCAGGGGCGCCCGGTGCTTCCCCCGGACCACGTGCCCTCGCTCGTCGATCGCGAAGGTCGGTTCCGTCCGCTCGGCGCGCTCCTGTTCCGGCTGGCCACCGGCCGGGTCCGCCGTGCGGAGATCGAGGCGGAGTGGCGCGCCCAGATCGCCGCCGTCCGCAGCGCGGGCGTCGCGATCAGCCACCTCGACAGCCACCAGCACGTCCACCTGCTCCCGCCGATCTTCCGGCGCGTCGCCGTGGGGCTCGCGGAGAGCGAAGGGCTCGTGCTCCGCGCGATGAACGGCCCCGTCGTCGTCCGCTCGATGCACCCCGACATCAAGGGGCTCGCGCTCGCGATCGCGACACGGATCGACCTCGGCCGGCGCCATCGCGGCCTTCCCGGTGCGCGCGGCGCCGGGACCGCGCTCATGGAGCACGGCAGCTTCGACGCGCTCCGGGCGACGCTCCAGAACGCGGAGCCGGGGGAGACGTACGAGCTGGTCGTCCACCCGGGCGTCGTCGACGACGACCTGCGCTCGTCGGGCGATCGCTACCACGCGGGGCGCGAGCGCGAGCGCGAGCTCCTCGCCGCGGATGAGACCCGAGCATGGCTGCGCTTCGCCGGCTTCGAGCTTTGCGATTTCAAGCGCCGGGCTTCCTGAGTTAGGCTTCCCGCATGCCGATCCGCGAAGGGCGCGCAGCCCCCGACTTCACGCTGCAGGACATGTCAGGGAAAGAAGTGTCGCTCACCGATCTCTCGGGGAAGGACGTCATCGTCTACTTCTATCCGGAGGACGACACGCCGGGATGCACCAAAGAGGCGTGCGCCTTCCGCGACGGGTGGTCCGACCTGAAGAAGCTCGGCGTCGTCGTGCTCGGCGTCTCGCCCGACGACGCGGCGTCACACAAGAGCTTCGTGAAGAAGTACAAGCTGCCGTTCACGCTCCTGTCGGACCCCGAGAAGAAGGTCATGAAGAAGTACGGCGCCTGGGGCAAGAAGCTTCTCTACGGCAAGCCGGTCATCGGCTGCATCCGCTCGACGGTGTGGATCGGCCCGGACGGCAAGGTCCGCAAGCACTGGGCGCGCATCCCGGATGCGGGAAAGCATCCGGATGTGGTGCTGAGGACGCTGCAGGAAAGTCGGTAGTCGTCTACTTCTTCGCGACGCCGCGCTTCCCCGCCGTCCAATCGTCCCACTGACCGAACGCGCGCATCTGGTCTTCGAGCTTCGTCGCCTCGATGAGCTTCTCGACCTCGGCGCGCGACTGGTGGGGGAGCGGACGATCCGCGTTCGCCAGCTCCCAGACGACCGCGGCGAGCGCGGCCTCGGCGGCCTTCGCCTCGCGCGCATCGACTTTGTCGAAGGTGTCCGACTCGGCGTGGTAGTCGGGGAGGTAGGGCGCCGGGTCCTGGAAACCGACGAGGTTCGGGATGCCGTGCAGGAGGAAGTCGAAGTTGTCGGTGCCGTCGAGCGCATCCGGGAGGTTCACGAACGGTCCGAGCGACGCGACGTGCCCGAGCGCGGCGTCGAGCGTCGCGCGCAGGTCCTCGCGGCCGTTCAAGAAGAAGCCGGTCAGCCTCCCCGAGCCGATGTCGTAGACCAACGCCGCGGCGTGCTTCGGGAGCTCGGCGGCGTGACGGTCGGCGTAGGCGCGCGAGCCGAGCATGCCCTGCTCCTCGCCGGTGAAGAGGGCGAAGCGGATCGTCCGCTTCGGCTTCAGGCCGAGCGCGCGGATCTGCCGCGCGAGGTCGATCAGCTCCGTGCACGAGACGCCGTTGTCGTTGGCGCCGGTCCCCAGGTCGAACGAGTCGAGGTGCGCGCCGACGAGGACGATCTCGTCGGGGCGCTCGGCGCCGGTGAGGTCGGCGACGACGTTGCGCGACGTGACCGGCGCGGGGGGCGCGTTGTCGATCGCGACCCGTACCTTGACGGGACCGGAGGAGGCGAGGCGGAGCAGGCGCTCGGCCTGCTCGCGCGGGATGACGGCGACCGGCGTCTTGTCGATCTCGCCGCCAAACGTCATCGTGTGACGGTAGAGGAGGCCGCGCGGGCGGCTCGACTCGATGAGGACGGCGGCGACGCCGGCCTTGCCGGCGTCGACGAGGAGCTCCCTCGCGACCATGTACTCGGCGAAGAGATCGTCGAGCGATTTCATCTCGGGGTTGCGGACGAGCGCGATCGCACCCTTCGCCCGTGTGCCGAGGGCCGTCCACGATGCCGCATCGCCGCGGCCGGCATCCACGAGCGGCGCTTCGACCGGGCCCGCGGTGCCGGCGGTGCCGGGCGCCGCCGCGAGCCGGATCGGGAACGCGACCGGAGCGACGCACGAGGCCTCGGCGCCGCGGGGAATCCAGGCGTTCGGAAGGGTGAAGCTCTCGGTCCCCACGCGGTCGGCGCCGGCCGCCTTGAACTTCGCCGCCGCCCACTCGACGGCGCGGTCGCACGCCGGC contains:
- a CDS encoding SNF2-related protein, encoding MWTKGDRVMHRDNPALGVGRVVALEGRTLVVEFPEAATTLRFGAATDALAEVGAEGVPAFDDAPVERLARGDVGSLEAFGVRLDALHLERRRTEDPLGSFLGGRIRLFPHQLDVALKATRQDPVRWLLADEVGLGKTVEACLIANHLLRTRRTERTLVVAPETLTVQWLGELWRKYHQVFVLIDEARLADVEKDFGPGFNPFDVHRRAVIGLDTLIARPKLTEQAVAAGIDLLIVDEAHHLRRPPGHPGDPAYRAIAPIAALGRHVLLLTATPLEDDAHGFFRLLQLLRPDELPEGENFDDRLARRVPLPPCASSTRRADIGGLPPRIAAPVDLPGDPSWRTLAQLEEAIRGRPAPHAVARRENARLLRAALSSGVSLLEKAPKDDAELRALAREWSAGDPRLDWLARAAARWRDEGGKTLVFAAERVTVEHLRSELSRRVQLRTGVFHEDLSPGQRDIEVAQFRLPSGPSLLLATECGGEGRNFEFCDRLVLFDLPWGPMAVEQRIGRLDRIGRKRPVEIVYVRPPAGLGRAIAGLYESIGLFREPLGGIARELARLERAIEDAAAGNDPVDDTTFAGAAREAASARDRVADAAYHALYDDPFVPARGAEILARIPGDLDELTEEVVLGMCGQLGFRYEEHRGGRVHAIDFGATAKVDSLPGVAGGASFLGTFDREEAVADESLDFYASGHPLVEGLLAEIDDGPVGRTALLLVDRKGESGLGLLALYRTPTGFEAVCVDASGRPRPDWAQALAERPLRSRRARAEALTSQPDWEEGIRRMAAALPRPDPAAVAAVIVGTP
- a CDS encoding family 20 glycosylhydrolase, yielding MNLLPKPRSIRPGAGTLASDLARPEVRLGAPGLGPQAYRLAVTPEKAVIEAGDAAGAFYARTTLSQLARGGSVPAVTIEDSPDFLERGVMLDVSRDKVPTMATLYRLVDELASWKINRLQLYMEHTFAYRAHRDVWANASPFTGDEIEALDAYCRERFIELVPNQNSFGHMERWLKLPRYAPLAEVAEPQGDYMSLCPIDPRSLSLLAGLYDELLPHFTSRSFNVGCDETIDLGKGRSKEEALRLGVGPVYLAFLEKIHALVAARGRRMQFWGDIVLEHPELISSLPKDVLALEWGYEADHPFDDEGARFADAGIEYQVVPGTSAWLSLGGRTTNALGNLSAAARAGRAHGATGMMVTDWGDFGHWQPLPVSYLGLAYGAAVAWGLDANRDLDVPAMLDTFVFSDGARVMGRVAYDLGEVYRLTGVAVKNASVLALLLLFPERPLGEGRLAGLTVEGLERARAGVDAAIAPLSRARSNRDDAATIAAELDLAAALMRHACDRGIARLTGTSQAALGDELRGIIDEYERIWRLRNREGGLVDSVGRLKRLL
- a CDS encoding ATP-binding protein — protein: MGGEAVVNDAERRRAASPRLPFPLDRRSFVFRFRRSFTSTTDGINRTVKDIMKRASLTGCLADHHAELEIALREALANAVMHGNRQDGTKKVLVRAYCDPSQGFVIAVRDEGNGFDPAAVPDPRNEDRRHLSHGRGIFLMRELMDHIEHRKGGREVVLFKKLR
- a CDS encoding EVE domain-containing protein, which gives rise to MARRYWLMKSDPETFGWDDLLAAPGRRTTWDGIRNYQARNYLRDEVQRGDGVLFYHSGDEKAVRGTCRVTRPGFPDPADAAWTAVEIAIDRPFRHAVTLAEIRAADELQEMALIRNSRLSVQPVTAAEWASVLERGQGR
- a CDS encoding GNAT family N-acetyltransferase, producing MIAAGVEAFARFGDYEPILRAFLGKDDVSSWIAEEDGHPAGFALVERPLVLPGFADLVAIAVTPEHRRRGLAGGLLRAVVQDAERRGEPLLALTVAEDNAAAIALFTRHGFRMIPGSAGHYAGGQRSRRMVRPGAAPPHEMPENR
- a CDS encoding peptide MFS transporter, translating into MSDRDGQRELFGHPIALYLLFFTEAWERFSYYGMRAILILYLTIYLKMSDKVAGGIYGDYTGLVYLTPLLGGYLSDRFLGLQRAILIGAATMAVGQFCLMAHAWPGPGGGEAAAGSLGLLYLGLVLMILGNGFFKPNITTIVGKLYAKGDIRREAAFTIFYMGINVGALSPFLVSYLAEKVSWHYGFMSCGIGMTLGFFTFLFWRGLLGPRGRVPEGSSSATSAAVAEAPLTGGQKLALAVAALPGLLCAAWFALRPGIENPSLIDSLRATLWPVIFSICVCMYVLLKIRCTREEMKKINVVFILLIFVLFFWAAFEQAGSSLNLFAERYTRLSYFGYEFPAGWFQTVNSIFIILLAPIFSWLWLRLGRAGRDPSAPAKMGIGILLNAASYVVMIIPMIGLAEGQRVSPNWLVILYFLQTCGELCLSPVGLSMVTKLAPVRFGAMIMGVWFLANAWGNKLAGVGAQHLESLGPSQLFKLVAAILAGAGLVLVFFVPYLRRQMGDVH